The Carassius gibelio isolate Cgi1373 ecotype wild population from Czech Republic chromosome B9, carGib1.2-hapl.c, whole genome shotgun sequence genome includes a region encoding these proteins:
- the pou1f1 gene encoding pituitary-specific positive transcription factor 1 isoform X2 encodes MTCQAFSTTDSFTTLSGDSAALPLLMHHTGAADCLPVTSHTANMMPSATSLHYPMPPCHYSNQQTTYGMMAGALASRLYKFPEHSLGGGSCALTHSLPPLPQALLMDEPTLGDIKQELRRKIRPLEEPPDMDSPQIRELEKFANDFKLRRIKLGYTQTNVGEALAAVHGSEFSQTTICRFENLQLSFKNACKLKSILAKWLEEAEQAGALFNEKMGMHERKRKRRTTISLGAKEALERNFVEKSKPSSQEIVRMAEGLHLEKEVVRVWFCNRRQREKRVKTSLHHSSFMAKETAACRP; translated from the exons ATGACCTGCCAGGCCTTCAGCACCACTGATTCCTTCACTACTCTGAGCGGAGACTCGGCCGCTCTGCCGCTGCTCATGCATCACACCGGAGCCGCAGACTGTCTGCCCGTCACCAGCCACACCGCCAACATGATGCCTTCAG cCA CCAGCCTGCACTACCCAATGCCCCCATGTCACTATAGCAACCAGCAGACCACCTACGGCATGATGGCAG GAGCTCTGGCTTCACGCCTCTATAAGTTCCCAGAGCACAGTTTGGGTGGGGGCTCCTGTGCTTTGACCCACAGTTTACCGCCGCTGCCCCAGGCCCTGCTCATGGACGAGCCCACCCTAGGAGACATCAAGCAGGAGCTGCGCAGGAAAATCCGGCCCCTGGAAGAGCCGCCCGACATGGACTCACCTCAGATCCGTGAACTGGAGAAGTTTGCTAACGACTTCAAACTGAGGAGAATCAAACTAG GTTACACACAGACCAATGTTGGTGAAGCGCTGGCGGCTGTGCACGGCTCTGAATTCAGCCAAACCACCATCTGCCGCTTCGAGAACTTGCAGCTCAGCTTCAAAAACGCCTGCAAGCTCAAATCCATCCTGGCAAAGTGGCTGGAGGAGGCTGAGCAAGCCGGTG CTCTTTTTAATGAGAAGATGGGCATGCATGAGCGTAAACGCAAACGGAGAACAACCATCAG TCTTGGGGCTAAGGAAGCCTTAGAAAGGAATTTTGTGGAGAAGAGTAAGCCATCATCTCAGGAGATTGTGCGGATGGCGGAGGGTCTCCATCTGGAGAAGGAGGTGGTGCGCGTTTGGTTCTGTAACCGCCGGCAGAGGGAGAAGAGGGTCAAAACCAGCCTACATCACAGCTCCTTCATGGCCAAAGAGACCGCAGCCTGTAGACCTTGA
- the pou1f1 gene encoding pituitary-specific positive transcription factor 1 isoform X1 has protein sequence MTCQAFSTTDSFTTLSGDSAALPLLMHHTGAADCLPVTSHTANMMPSVSGLFPSGLPLVQSSKRSHMHLSASALGNASASLHYPMPPCHYSNQQTTYGMMAGALASRLYKFPEHSLGGGSCALTHSLPPLPQALLMDEPTLGDIKQELRRKIRPLEEPPDMDSPQIRELEKFANDFKLRRIKLGYTQTNVGEALAAVHGSEFSQTTICRFENLQLSFKNACKLKSILAKWLEEAEQAGALFNEKMGMHERKRKRRTTISLGAKEALERNFVEKSKPSSQEIVRMAEGLHLEKEVVRVWFCNRRQREKRVKTSLHHSSFMAKETAACRP, from the exons ATGACCTGCCAGGCCTTCAGCACCACTGATTCCTTCACTACTCTGAGCGGAGACTCGGCCGCTCTGCCGCTGCTCATGCATCACACCGGAGCCGCAGACTGTCTGCCCGTCACCAGCCACACCGCCAACATGATGCCTTCAG TGTCTGGTTTATTCCCCTCAGGTCTGCCACTGGTCCAGTCGTCCAAACGCTCTCATATGCACCTGTCCGCTTCTGCTTTGGGCAATGCATCAGCCAGCCTGCACTACCCAATGCCCCCATGTCACTATAGCAACCAGCAGACCACCTACGGCATGATGGCAG GAGCTCTGGCTTCACGCCTCTATAAGTTCCCAGAGCACAGTTTGGGTGGGGGCTCCTGTGCTTTGACCCACAGTTTACCGCCGCTGCCCCAGGCCCTGCTCATGGACGAGCCCACCCTAGGAGACATCAAGCAGGAGCTGCGCAGGAAAATCCGGCCCCTGGAAGAGCCGCCCGACATGGACTCACCTCAGATCCGTGAACTGGAGAAGTTTGCTAACGACTTCAAACTGAGGAGAATCAAACTAG GTTACACACAGACCAATGTTGGTGAAGCGCTGGCGGCTGTGCACGGCTCTGAATTCAGCCAAACCACCATCTGCCGCTTCGAGAACTTGCAGCTCAGCTTCAAAAACGCCTGCAAGCTCAAATCCATCCTGGCAAAGTGGCTGGAGGAGGCTGAGCAAGCCGGTG CTCTTTTTAATGAGAAGATGGGCATGCATGAGCGTAAACGCAAACGGAGAACAACCATCAG TCTTGGGGCTAAGGAAGCCTTAGAAAGGAATTTTGTGGAGAAGAGTAAGCCATCATCTCAGGAGATTGTGCGGATGGCGGAGGGTCTCCATCTGGAGAAGGAGGTGGTGCGCGTTTGGTTCTGTAACCGCCGGCAGAGGGAGAAGAGGGTCAAAACCAGCCTACATCACAGCTCCTTCATGGCCAAAGAGACCGCAGCCTGTAGACCTTGA